In Pyxidicoccus trucidator, a genomic segment contains:
- the cysI gene encoding assimilatory sulfite reductase (NADPH) hemoprotein subunit — MSNQPKPLTEVEHIKTQSRLLRGTLAESLVDPVTGSIATPDTSLIKFHGSYQQDDRDIREERRQQKLEPAYSFMLRTRLPGGVCTPAQWLAMDALATEFANNTLRITTRQAFQLHGVIKDDLKPTIARINAALMDTLAACGDVNRNVLCNPNPVDSRVHETVYQWAVRISEHLLPKTRAYFEVWLDEEKVAGGEEEPIYGATYLPRKFKTAVAVPPLNDVDVFAQDLGFIAILEGGELVGFNVSVGGGMGATHGDAATYPRLADVVGFIPPEHTLAVAAEVVKIHRDFGDRTSRKHARLKYVLEERGVPWFTAELERRLGFALQPARPFAFEHNGDRFGWTEGHDGKWHLTLHLDSGRVADRPGAQHLTGLREIARFHQGDFRLTANQNLVIANVGSEAKDAIDALVARYALDGFRSASPLRKNALACVALPTCGLAMAEAERYLPEFVGKVEARLVAHGLLDANLLLRITGCPNGCARPYLAEVGLVGKAPGRYNLHLGGDARGQRMNRLYRENIDEEGILGALEPLFAAYARERTPGEGFGDYVTRAGHVPAAPAKVTPPQAA, encoded by the coding sequence ATGAGCAACCAGCCCAAGCCTCTGACCGAGGTGGAGCACATCAAGACGCAGAGCCGCCTGCTGAGAGGCACGCTGGCGGAGAGCCTGGTGGACCCGGTGACGGGCAGCATCGCCACGCCGGACACCAGCCTCATCAAGTTCCACGGCAGCTACCAGCAGGACGACCGGGACATCCGCGAGGAGCGCCGGCAGCAGAAGCTGGAGCCGGCCTACAGCTTCATGCTCCGCACGCGCCTGCCCGGCGGCGTGTGCACCCCGGCGCAGTGGCTGGCCATGGATGCGCTGGCCACGGAGTTCGCCAACAACACGCTGCGCATCACCACGCGACAGGCGTTCCAGCTCCACGGCGTCATCAAGGACGACCTCAAGCCGACCATCGCCCGCATCAACGCGGCGTTGATGGACACGCTGGCGGCGTGCGGAGACGTCAACCGCAACGTGCTGTGCAATCCCAACCCGGTGGACTCGCGCGTCCACGAGACGGTGTACCAGTGGGCGGTGCGCATCTCCGAGCACCTGCTGCCGAAGACGCGCGCCTACTTCGAGGTCTGGCTGGACGAGGAGAAGGTGGCCGGCGGCGAGGAGGAGCCCATCTACGGCGCCACGTACCTGCCCCGGAAGTTCAAGACGGCGGTGGCGGTGCCGCCGCTGAACGACGTGGACGTCTTCGCGCAGGACCTGGGGTTCATCGCCATCCTCGAGGGCGGCGAACTGGTGGGCTTCAACGTCTCGGTGGGCGGCGGCATGGGCGCCACGCACGGTGACGCGGCGACGTATCCCCGGCTGGCGGACGTGGTGGGCTTCATTCCTCCGGAGCACACGCTCGCCGTGGCGGCTGAGGTGGTGAAGATTCATCGCGACTTCGGAGACAGGACGAGCCGCAAGCACGCGCGGCTGAAGTACGTGCTGGAGGAGCGCGGGGTGCCCTGGTTCACGGCGGAGCTGGAGCGGCGGCTCGGCTTCGCGTTGCAGCCGGCGCGCCCGTTCGCCTTCGAGCACAACGGGGACCGCTTCGGCTGGACGGAGGGGCACGACGGGAAGTGGCACCTGACGCTGCACCTGGACAGCGGCCGCGTGGCGGACCGCCCCGGGGCGCAGCACCTCACGGGCCTGCGGGAAATCGCGCGCTTCCACCAGGGCGACTTCCGGCTCACGGCGAACCAGAACCTCGTCATCGCGAACGTGGGCTCCGAGGCGAAGGACGCCATCGACGCGCTGGTGGCCCGGTACGCGCTGGACGGCTTCCGGAGCGCCAGTCCCCTGCGCAAGAACGCGCTGGCCTGCGTGGCGCTGCCCACGTGCGGCCTGGCCATGGCGGAGGCGGAGCGCTACCTGCCGGAGTTCGTGGGCAAGGTGGAGGCGCGGCTGGTGGCGCACGGGCTGCTGGATGCCAACCTCCTGCTGCGCATCACCGGCTGCCCGAACGGCTGCGCGCGGCCGTACCTGGCGGAGGTGGGACTCGTGGGCAAGGCCCCGGGCCGCTACAACCTCCACCTGGGCGGCGACGCGCGGGGCCAGCGAATGAACCGGCTCTACCGGGAGAACATCGACGAGGAGGGCATCCTCGGCGCGCTGGAGCCGCTGTTCGCCGCCTACGCCCGCGAGCGGACGCCGGGCGAGGGCTTCGGTGACTACGTGACGCGCGCCGGCCACGTCCCGGCGGCGCCAGCGAAGGTGACTCCACCCCAGGCTGCGTGA
- a CDS encoding assimilatory sulfite reductase (NADPH) flavoprotein subunit, which translates to MSPSSTGGASRPIAPPFVSALLGDDKGAQLLKLVEGLDAASLHWLSGYTAGLAARSGTGVSAPVSVAAPVSAPPAAAPASPFTIVYGTQTGNSRLLAERLKRQVESAGIPTRLFRASDYPVRELAKERLLCVVISTQGDGDPPDDSRGFCEHVLGKRAPKLEGLRFAVLGLGDSSYPKYCEVGRVLDARLVELGATRLMERADCDVDFEPVANGWLDQAFARAREALEPQATPGATVVQLREPAAAPTFSKEAPFPAEVLVNQRITARGALKDVRHVEVSLEGSGLEYAPGDALGVWPHNPPELVDAFLSELKLDGGAAVTRDGRTLPLAKWLGEELELTKLNRPFLERHAALAGSDELRRLLKPEGAEGFRALLASHQVIDLLRTHRAQWGAEELVAALRKLAPRLYSLASSQKRVGAEAHLTVSVVDYTAFGTRHFGAASTHLSTRVAGTDKVRVFIEPNERFRLPEDGDKDVLMIGPGTGVAPFRAFVQERAEVGARGRNWLFFGEQHFRTQFLYQVEWQEALKKKTLHKLSLAFSRDRAEKVYVQHRLREAGREVYEWLDGGAALYVCGDAQRMAPDVHAALVDVVSTHGGKSREDAEAWLQGLREQRRYLRDVY; encoded by the coding sequence GTGAGCCCGTCGTCGACTGGAGGGGCCTCGCGCCCCATCGCTCCGCCCTTCGTCAGCGCGCTGCTGGGTGACGACAAGGGCGCGCAGCTGCTCAAGCTGGTGGAGGGACTGGACGCGGCGTCCCTGCACTGGCTGAGCGGCTATACGGCCGGGCTCGCGGCGCGCTCCGGCACGGGGGTGTCCGCCCCCGTGTCCGTGGCGGCGCCCGTGTCCGCGCCGCCCGCAGCCGCTCCGGCGTCGCCGTTCACCATCGTCTACGGCACGCAGACCGGGAACAGCAGGCTGCTGGCCGAGCGGCTCAAGCGGCAGGTGGAGTCCGCGGGGATTCCGACGCGCCTGTTCCGCGCCAGCGACTACCCCGTGCGGGAGCTGGCGAAGGAGCGCCTCCTCTGCGTGGTCATCAGCACACAGGGGGACGGAGACCCGCCGGACGACTCGCGCGGCTTCTGCGAGCACGTGCTGGGCAAGCGAGCCCCGAAGCTGGAGGGGCTGCGCTTCGCGGTGCTGGGGCTGGGTGACTCCAGCTATCCGAAGTACTGCGAGGTGGGCCGCGTGCTGGACGCGCGCCTGGTGGAGCTGGGCGCCACCCGGCTGATGGAGCGCGCCGACTGCGACGTGGACTTCGAGCCCGTGGCCAATGGCTGGCTGGACCAGGCCTTCGCCAGGGCGCGCGAGGCGCTGGAGCCCCAGGCCACGCCCGGTGCCACCGTCGTCCAGCTGCGCGAGCCGGCCGCCGCGCCGACGTTCAGCAAGGAGGCGCCCTTCCCCGCCGAGGTGCTGGTCAACCAACGCATCACCGCCCGTGGCGCGCTCAAGGACGTGCGGCACGTGGAGGTGTCGCTGGAGGGCTCCGGCCTGGAGTACGCGCCGGGCGACGCGCTGGGCGTGTGGCCGCACAACCCGCCCGAGTTGGTGGACGCGTTCCTGTCCGAGCTGAAGCTGGACGGCGGCGCGGCGGTGACGCGGGACGGGCGCACCCTGCCGCTGGCGAAGTGGCTGGGCGAGGAGCTGGAGCTGACGAAGCTCAACCGTCCCTTCCTGGAGCGCCACGCGGCGCTGGCGGGCAGCGACGAGCTGCGAAGGCTGCTCAAGCCGGAGGGCGCGGAGGGCTTCCGCGCGCTGCTGGCGAGCCACCAGGTCATCGACCTGCTGCGCACGCACCGGGCGCAATGGGGCGCGGAGGAGCTGGTGGCCGCGCTGCGGAAGCTGGCGCCCCGGCTGTACTCGCTTGCGTCCAGCCAGAAGCGCGTGGGCGCGGAGGCGCATTTGACGGTGTCGGTGGTGGACTACACGGCGTTCGGCACGCGGCACTTCGGCGCGGCGTCGACGCACCTGTCCACGCGCGTGGCGGGGACGGACAAGGTCCGCGTCTTCATCGAGCCCAACGAGCGCTTCCGCCTGCCGGAGGACGGCGACAAGGACGTGCTGATGATTGGCCCCGGCACGGGCGTGGCGCCCTTCCGGGCCTTCGTGCAGGAGCGTGCCGAGGTGGGCGCGCGCGGCCGCAACTGGCTCTTCTTCGGAGAGCAGCACTTCCGCACGCAGTTCCTCTACCAGGTGGAGTGGCAGGAGGCGCTGAAGAAGAAGACGCTGCACAAGCTGTCCCTGGCCTTCTCGAGAGACCGCGCGGAGAAGGTCTACGTGCAGCACCGCCTGCGCGAGGCCGGGCGCGAAGTCTACGAGTGGCTGGACGGCGGCGCGGCCCTCTACGTCTGCGGCGATGCCCAGCGCATGGCCCCGGACGTCCACGCGGCGTTGGTGGACGTGGTCTCCACGCACGGCGGGAAGAGTCGCGAGGACGCGGAGGCCTGGCTCCAGGGCTTGCGCGAGCAGCGGCGCTACCTGCGCGACGTCTACTGA
- a CDS encoding GTP-binding protein produces MDTALQTPPQPDVQRLLDEHSSRELLRLVVVGSVDDGKSTLIGRLLYECDGLFEDQISAVRRASVKRAAARTELPPEVLAQGLRAAAGAEEEELDFSLFTDGLRAEREQGITIDVAYRYLSTPKRKIIIADTPGHIQYTRNMATGASTADAGVILVDARLGVLPQTRRHAYIASLLGIPYLAVAVNKMDLVGFDRAIFERIGQELVDFAHTLGFEGVRLFPVSASRGDNITRPSARTPWHEGGTLLEWLESRPHQRRLDNAAFRFPVQYVLRPHQDYRGLAGQVASGTVRVGDEVQVLPSGRRTRVAGIDTFDGPLEEASAPASITLRLADEVDASRGDLLAHVDEPPLALHQLDAMLVWFGEQPLDCSRRYLVKQATRTAPAQVERILWRKELEDLGEVPAESLALNDIGKVRLVCRRPLLADPYRDNRRTGAFIIIDALTHDTVGAGMVLGPAETGTQGALESSLVSQAERRARLGQPGAIVLLPATPESASRAFALERGLFDLGRHVSAVGGDVEVALALASAGLVALVHTDAPQARRALRAEARDAGVAWLELEASEDVKQQVERVLALGESLK; encoded by the coding sequence ATGGACACCGCACTGCAGACGCCTCCCCAGCCCGACGTGCAGCGGCTCCTCGACGAGCACTCCAGCCGCGAGCTGCTGCGCCTGGTGGTGGTGGGCTCCGTGGACGACGGGAAGTCCACGCTCATCGGCCGGCTCCTCTACGAGTGCGACGGCCTCTTCGAGGACCAGATCTCCGCCGTGCGCCGCGCCAGCGTGAAGCGGGCCGCCGCCCGGACGGAGCTTCCGCCGGAAGTCCTGGCCCAGGGCCTGCGGGCCGCGGCCGGCGCCGAGGAAGAGGAGCTGGACTTCTCCCTCTTCACCGACGGCCTGCGCGCCGAGCGCGAGCAGGGCATCACCATCGACGTGGCGTACCGCTACCTGTCCACGCCGAAGCGCAAAATCATCATCGCGGACACGCCGGGGCACATCCAATACACGCGCAACATGGCCACGGGCGCCTCCACGGCGGACGCGGGGGTCATCCTGGTGGACGCGCGGCTGGGCGTGCTGCCGCAGACGCGCCGCCACGCGTACATCGCCTCGCTGCTAGGCATCCCCTACCTGGCCGTGGCGGTGAACAAGATGGACCTGGTGGGCTTCGACCGGGCCATCTTCGAGCGCATCGGACAGGAGCTGGTGGACTTCGCGCACACGCTCGGCTTCGAGGGCGTGCGCCTGTTCCCCGTCAGCGCCAGCCGGGGTGACAACATCACCCGGCCCAGCGCGCGCACACCGTGGCACGAGGGCGGCACGCTGCTGGAGTGGCTGGAGTCCCGGCCCCACCAGCGCCGGCTGGACAACGCGGCCTTCCGCTTCCCCGTCCAGTACGTGCTCCGGCCGCACCAGGACTACCGCGGGCTGGCCGGGCAGGTGGCCTCCGGCACCGTGCGCGTGGGGGACGAGGTGCAGGTGCTCCCCTCCGGGCGCCGCACGCGCGTGGCGGGCATCGACACCTTCGACGGGCCGCTGGAGGAGGCCTCGGCCCCGGCCTCCATCACCCTGCGGCTGGCGGACGAGGTGGACGCAAGCCGGGGAGACCTGCTGGCCCACGTGGACGAGCCGCCGCTGGCGCTGCACCAGCTCGACGCGATGCTGGTGTGGTTCGGTGAGCAGCCGCTGGACTGCTCGCGCCGCTACCTGGTGAAGCAGGCCACCCGCACCGCGCCAGCGCAGGTGGAGCGCATCCTCTGGCGCAAGGAGCTGGAGGACCTGGGCGAGGTGCCGGCCGAGTCGCTGGCGCTCAACGACATCGGCAAGGTGCGGCTGGTGTGCCGCCGGCCGCTGCTGGCCGACCCGTACCGCGACAACCGGCGCACCGGCGCCTTCATCATCATCGACGCCCTCACGCACGACACGGTGGGCGCGGGCATGGTGCTGGGGCCGGCCGAGACGGGCACGCAGGGGGCGCTGGAGTCGTCCCTCGTCTCGCAGGCCGAGCGGCGCGCGCGGCTGGGGCAGCCCGGCGCCATCGTCCTGCTGCCCGCCACGCCGGAGTCCGCGTCCCGCGCCTTCGCGCTGGAGCGCGGCCTGTTCGACCTGGGCCGGCACGTCTCCGCCGTCGGGGGTGACGTGGAGGTGGCGTTGGCGCTGGCCAGCGCGGGGCTGGTGGCCCTGGTGCACACCGATGCGCCCCAGGCACGGCGGGCCCTGCGCGCGGAGGCTCGCGACGCGGGCGTGGCCTGGCTGGAGCTGGAGGCGTCCGAGGACGTGAAGCAGCAGGTGGAGCGCGTGCTCGCGCTCGGGGAGAGCCTGAAGTGA
- the cysD gene encoding sulfate adenylyltransferase subunit CysD: MSENTLARTSHLTELEAESIHILRETVAEFANPVMLYSIGKDSQVLLHLARKAFHPAPLPFPLLHVDTTWKFRDMYAFRDAFMARHGLNLIVHQNRRALAEGINPFDHGSQKYTHAMKTQALLEALAQHGFDAAFGGARRDEEKSRAKERVFSFRDKHGQWDPRRQRPELWNLYNGRVDSGESMRVFPLSNWTELDVWHYVLRERIPVVPLYFAAERPVIDRNGTLLMVDDERMRLRPGEKPVPRRVRFRTLGCYPLSGAIDSSATTVEAVIHEMVNARQSERQGRLIDHDEEGSMELKKREGYF, from the coding sequence ATGAGTGAGAACACGCTCGCGAGGACGTCGCACCTGACGGAGCTGGAAGCGGAGAGCATCCACATCCTCCGCGAGACGGTGGCGGAGTTCGCCAATCCGGTGATGCTCTACAGCATCGGCAAGGACTCACAGGTGCTGCTGCACCTGGCGCGCAAGGCCTTCCACCCGGCGCCCCTGCCCTTCCCGCTCCTCCACGTGGACACCACCTGGAAGTTCCGGGACATGTATGCCTTTCGCGACGCCTTCATGGCGCGGCATGGGCTCAACCTCATCGTCCACCAGAATCGCCGCGCGCTCGCCGAGGGCATCAACCCCTTCGACCACGGCAGCCAGAAGTACACCCACGCCATGAAGACGCAGGCGCTGCTGGAGGCGCTTGCGCAGCACGGCTTCGACGCGGCCTTCGGCGGCGCGCGCCGCGACGAGGAGAAGTCCCGCGCGAAGGAGCGTGTCTTCTCCTTCCGCGACAAGCACGGCCAGTGGGACCCGCGCCGGCAGCGGCCGGAGCTGTGGAACCTCTACAACGGCCGCGTGGACTCGGGGGAGAGCATGCGTGTCTTCCCGCTGTCCAACTGGACGGAGCTGGACGTGTGGCACTACGTGCTGCGCGAGCGGATTCCCGTGGTGCCGCTCTACTTCGCCGCCGAGCGGCCGGTCATCGACCGCAACGGCACGCTGCTGATGGTGGACGACGAGCGCATGCGGCTGCGCCCGGGTGAGAAGCCCGTGCCCCGCCGGGTGCGGTTCCGCACGCTGGGCTGCTACCCGCTGAGCGGCGCCATCGACTCCTCGGCCACCACGGTGGAGGCCGTCATCCACGAAATGGTCAACGCCCGCCAGTCCGAGCGGCAGGGCCGCCTCATCGACCACGACGAAGAGGGCTCCATGGAGCTCAAGAAGCGCGAGGGCTACTTCTAA
- the cobA gene encoding uroporphyrinogen-III C-methyltransferase — protein sequence MREQVKGRVYLVGAGPGDPELLTLRAARLLREANTVVHDRLIHPAVLEHARPHARLIYVGKEGGGESVRQEDIHTVLIAQAKLGRSVVRLKGGDPFVFGRGAEEALALEEAGVPYEVVPGLSAGIAVPASAAIPVTHRDLSGEVTFATAHRVGRAPDWDFLARAQTLVLFMAGDRLEETVRALVTAGRAASTPAAVVEAGTWEHQRVVEATLGNIALEARRESVGSPALLVVGEVVSMRSRLPSLAARGSTMAGHPVPGVAEAGHE from the coding sequence ATGAGAGAGCAGGTGAAGGGGCGCGTGTACCTGGTGGGAGCAGGCCCGGGGGATCCGGAGCTGCTCACGCTGCGTGCCGCGCGGTTGCTGCGGGAGGCCAACACGGTGGTGCACGACCGGCTCATCCACCCCGCGGTGCTGGAGCATGCGAGGCCCCACGCGCGCCTCATCTACGTGGGCAAGGAGGGCGGCGGCGAGTCCGTGCGCCAGGAGGACATCCACACCGTCCTCATCGCCCAGGCGAAGCTGGGCCGCAGCGTGGTGCGGCTCAAGGGCGGAGACCCGTTCGTCTTCGGCCGTGGCGCGGAAGAAGCGCTCGCGCTGGAGGAGGCGGGCGTCCCGTACGAGGTGGTCCCGGGCCTGTCCGCGGGCATCGCCGTGCCGGCCTCGGCGGCCATCCCCGTCACGCACCGTGACTTGTCCGGTGAGGTGACGTTCGCCACCGCGCACCGCGTGGGCCGCGCGCCGGACTGGGACTTCCTGGCGAGGGCCCAGACGCTGGTGCTCTTCATGGCGGGAGACCGGCTGGAGGAGACGGTGCGGGCCCTGGTGACGGCGGGCCGCGCCGCCTCGACGCCGGCCGCCGTGGTGGAGGCAGGCACGTGGGAGCACCAGCGGGTGGTGGAGGCCACGCTGGGGAACATCGCCCTCGAGGCGCGGCGGGAGTCCGTGGGCTCTCCGGCGCTGCTGGTGGTGGGCGAGGTGGTGTCAATGCGCTCGCGGCTGCCGTCTCTGGCGGCGCGGGGTTCGACGATGGCCGGGCACCCGGTGCCCGGGGTGGCGGAGGCAGGACATGAGTGA